In the genome of Massilibacillus massiliensis, one region contains:
- the cysS gene encoding cysteine--tRNA ligase gives MLKVYNTLTRQKEAFVPQVPGEASIYVCGVTPYNHPHIGNARPFITWDVIKRYLRKSGYKVKHVQNFTDVDDKIIRTANQEGVKWSAISERYMNAYFEVMDQLNVERADVYPRVSEHMDDIISMIATLVKKGYAYELEGDVYYSVEKFSDYGKLSGRKLEDMQAGARVNVDERKQNPMDFALWKSAKPGEPAWKSPWGEGRPGWHIECSAMSLKYLGETFDFHGGGSDLIFPHHENEIAQSEACCGKSNSFVKYWLHNGFITINEEKMSKSLNNFFTVLDILKQYPAEVLRFFIVETHYRSPLDFSDARLNEAARSLERLRTAMLNSIALDQYEAGAESDLSAALQNFAKKAETDFCLAMDDDFNTALALSSMFALAKEINVYYHAVTTGKVAHDTNAFSIARKVYEEMANILGILVDVRSQESEEDEEVVEDLMKIIIELRQQARSSKDWATADKIRDQLHEIGITLEDSPTGVRWKK, from the coding sequence ATGCTAAAGGTTTATAATACTTTAACAAGGCAAAAAGAAGCGTTTGTGCCGCAGGTTCCCGGAGAAGCCAGTATCTATGTCTGTGGTGTTACACCTTATAATCATCCTCATATAGGAAATGCAAGGCCATTTATTACTTGGGATGTAATTAAACGATATTTAAGAAAATCAGGCTATAAAGTGAAACATGTGCAGAATTTTACCGATGTAGATGATAAAATTATTCGCACAGCAAATCAGGAAGGGGTAAAATGGTCAGCTATTTCTGAGCGCTATATGAATGCTTACTTTGAAGTAATGGATCAATTGAATGTAGAACGCGCAGATGTATATCCAAGAGTCTCCGAACATATGGATGATATTATCTCAATGATTGCAACTCTGGTGAAAAAAGGATATGCTTACGAACTTGAAGGTGATGTCTATTACAGCGTAGAGAAATTTTCTGATTATGGAAAATTAAGCGGCAGAAAACTTGAGGATATGCAAGCCGGTGCTAGAGTTAATGTAGACGAACGTAAACAAAATCCTATGGATTTCGCTCTTTGGAAGAGTGCAAAGCCTGGCGAACCCGCATGGAAAAGTCCATGGGGAGAAGGTCGCCCTGGTTGGCATATTGAATGCTCGGCAATGTCGCTGAAATATTTAGGAGAGACTTTCGATTTTCATGGGGGCGGTAGTGATCTTATTTTTCCACATCATGAAAATGAAATTGCGCAATCCGAAGCCTGTTGCGGAAAGTCAAATTCTTTTGTGAAATATTGGCTTCATAATGGGTTTATTACAATCAATGAAGAAAAAATGAGCAAGTCATTAAATAATTTCTTCACGGTATTAGATATATTAAAGCAATATCCGGCAGAAGTGTTAAGATTTTTTATTGTAGAAACGCATTATCGCAGTCCGCTTGATTTTAGTGATGCACGTTTAAATGAAGCTGCTCGCAGTTTAGAACGATTGAGAACAGCGATGTTAAATTCTATAGCTTTAGATCAGTATGAAGCAGGAGCTGAAAGTGACTTGTCGGCAGCACTCCAGAACTTTGCAAAAAAGGCTGAAACAGATTTTTGCTTGGCAATGGATGATGATTTTAATACAGCATTGGCATTAAGTAGTATGTTCGCACTAGCAAAAGAAATCAATGTGTATTATCATGCAGTTACGACTGGAAAAGTTGCACATGATACAAACGCCTTTTCTATTGCACGGAAAGTATATGAAGAAATGGCGAATATTTTGGGAATTTTAGTAGATGTACGTTCACAGGAAAGCGAGGAAGATGAAGAAGTGGTAGAAGATTTAATGAAAATTATTATTGAACTTCGTCAACAAGCGCGAAGTTCAAAAGATTGGGCTACTGCCGACAAAATTCGTGATCAGTTGCATGAAATCGGTATAACTTTAGAAGATTCACCTACAGGCGTTAGGTGGAAAAAATAA
- a CDS encoding CarD family transcriptional regulator: protein MLSIGDKVVYPMHGAGIIEGIEECEVMGETKSYYILRMPFGGMKVMIPLNNVENIGLREVITQAEVEKVVEVLKSEPEIAAGSWNRRFNANLLKIKSGSIYDVAEIVRNLILQDRAKKISTGERRLLDTAKQILVSELVLACNKDASSVETWMYELLDKNTPGN, encoded by the coding sequence GTGCTTAGTATAGGTGATAAGGTTGTTTACCCGATGCATGGCGCCGGTATCATCGAAGGAATAGAAGAATGTGAAGTAATGGGAGAAACCAAATCTTATTATATTCTTCGAATGCCATTTGGTGGTATGAAAGTCATGATACCCTTGAATAATGTTGAAAATATTGGGTTGCGTGAAGTGATTACGCAGGCTGAAGTTGAAAAAGTAGTTGAAGTATTAAAAAGTGAACCTGAAATTGCAGCGGGGAGCTGGAATAGAAGATTTAATGCAAACTTGTTAAAGATTAAAAGTGGTAGTATCTATGATGTAGCTGAAATCGTAAGAAACTTAATTTTACAAGATCGTGCTAAAAAAATTTCTACAGGTGAAAGAAGGTTATTAGACACTGCAAAGCAAATATTAGTTAGTGAGCTGGTCTTAGCTTGCAATAAGGATGCCTCTTCTGTGGAAACATGGATGTATGAATTGCTTGATAAAAATACGCCAGGTAACTGA
- the cysE gene encoding serine O-acetyltransferase → MFARLKKDIRVVFDRDPAARSVWEVIFCYQGLHAIWFHRLSHYLYLKGWVLLPRMISNFARFLTGIEIHPGAKLGEGLFIDHGTGIVIGETAEVGKNVTLYQGVTLGGTGKEKGKRHPTIGNNVVVASGAKVLGSFQVGDHAKIGAGSVVLKEVPAYATVVGIPGKVVLMHGEKVKTPEQIAEENRIHSVIYNKDKEMEEEKDVDLAHDDLPDPEEEMLMCMHRNMQQLENKIKNLERELEKHNAKGL, encoded by the coding sequence ATGTTTGCACGTTTAAAGAAAGATATACGCGTAGTATTTGATCGCGATCCGGCGGCAAGAAGTGTTTGGGAAGTTATTTTTTGTTATCAGGGGTTGCACGCAATTTGGTTCCATCGTTTATCACATTATTTATATTTAAAAGGGTGGGTATTGTTGCCGAGAATGATTTCCAACTTTGCTCGATTTTTGACCGGGATTGAAATTCATCCTGGAGCAAAACTTGGTGAAGGGTTATTTATTGACCATGGTACGGGGATCGTAATCGGTGAGACTGCAGAAGTAGGTAAGAATGTAACACTATACCAAGGGGTTACGTTAGGCGGGACAGGAAAAGAAAAGGGAAAACGTCATCCGACCATCGGAAATAATGTTGTTGTTGCTTCAGGCGCAAAAGTATTAGGATCTTTTCAGGTTGGGGATCACGCTAAAATTGGTGCGGGATCTGTTGTATTAAAAGAGGTTCCGGCGTATGCAACTGTCGTAGGCATACCTGGAAAAGTCGTATTGATGCATGGTGAGAAAGTTAAGACTCCAGAACAAATTGCCGAAGAGAATAGAATTCATTCTGTCATTTATAATAAAGATAAAGAAATGGAAGAAGAAAAAGACGTCGATTTAGCACATGATGATTTGCCGGATCCTGAAGAAGAAATGCTCATGTGCATGCATAGGAATATGCAACAATTAGAAAATAAAATAAAAAACTTGGAAAGGGAGTTAGAAAAGCATAATGCTAAAGGTTTATAA
- a CDS encoding stage II sporulation protein P: protein MLRPKYFLFFLCSIFFIFLLYYFLFSAPIKNRYIVPSPELKTTQKLYDYYEINDEKDKTMLMRIPVVVTVGDELITEDNKLYRVTKIEENQAYAKFIKNITLP, encoded by the coding sequence ATGTTAAGGCCTAAATATTTCCTCTTTTTTTTATGCAGTATTTTTTTCATATTTTTGCTTTATTATTTCTTGTTTTCTGCTCCAATTAAAAACAGATATATTGTTCCTTCACCAGAGTTAAAAACTACACAGAAATTATATGATTACTATGAAATTAATGATGAAAAAGACAAAACTATGCTTATGCGTATTCCTGTAGTGGTAACGGTCGGTGATGAACTGATTACAGAAGATAATAAACTGTATCGCGTTACAAAAATTGAAGAAAACCAAGCATATGCCAAGTTCATTAAAAACATTACATTACCTTAA
- a CDS encoding Mini-ribonuclease 3, translating to MNFDHFKFLVDSVFQCDEAGAVKQNYKEIRVESLNPLVLAYIGDAYFNLYVRGKLLAYEQNKVQVLHRFGAQIVSATWQSIAYHGIESLLTEDEKSIFRRGRNAKSHVPKSATVAEYRASTGFEALLGALYLQKKYERLYELVDRAFDIISSEMMQKTKIK from the coding sequence ATGAATTTTGACCATTTCAAATTTTTAGTCGATAGTGTTTTTCAGTGTGATGAAGCAGGCGCGGTGAAACAAAACTATAAAGAAATCCGAGTAGAATCACTCAATCCTCTCGTTCTTGCTTACATTGGTGATGCTTATTTCAACTTGTATGTACGCGGGAAACTTTTGGCTTATGAACAAAATAAAGTGCAAGTGCTGCATCGTTTTGGCGCACAGATTGTCTCCGCAACTTGGCAATCTATTGCTTATCATGGGATTGAATCCTTGTTGACAGAAGATGAGAAATCTATATTTCGTCGAGGTCGCAATGCCAAAAGTCATGTGCCAAAAAGTGCGACTGTTGCTGAATATCGGGCAAGTACGGGCTTTGAGGCGCTATTAGGCGCACTTTATTTACAAAAAAAATATGAACGGCTTTATGAGTTGGTAGATAGAGCATTTGATATTATTTCCTCAGAAATGATGCAGAAGACCAAAATAAAGTAG
- the ispF gene encoding 2-C-methyl-D-erythritol 2,4-cyclodiphosphate synthase has translation MMRFGMGYDVHKLVEGRKLILGGVEVPHHLGLLGHSDADVVLHAISDALLGAAALGDIGKHFPDTDEKYKGISSILLLEEVRNLIDQAGYQVGNIDVTIAAQKPKLADFIAKMNENIAQAMQCELNKVNVKATTTEGLGFVGVEEGIASYAVVGIIKK, from the coding sequence ATGATGAGATTTGGGATGGGATATGATGTCCATAAACTTGTAGAAGGGCGTAAACTGATTTTAGGCGGAGTAGAAGTTCCCCATCATCTTGGTTTGCTAGGACATTCAGATGCCGATGTTGTATTGCATGCAATTTCAGATGCTTTGCTTGGTGCTGCGGCCTTAGGCGATATTGGCAAACATTTTCCGGATACTGACGAAAAATATAAAGGAATTTCTAGCATTTTGCTGCTGGAAGAAGTACGGAATCTGATTGATCAAGCGGGATATCAAGTCGGTAATATCGATGTAACAATCGCAGCGCAAAAGCCTAAATTAGCTGATTTTATTGCGAAGATGAATGAAAATATTGCACAAGCGATGCAATGTGAATTAAATAAAGTGAATGTAAAAGCCACGACAACGGAAGGCTTAGGTTTTGTAGGTGTAGAGGAAGGTATAGCAAGTTATGCCGTTGTAGGAATCATAAAAAAATAG
- the radA gene encoding DNA repair protein RadA, which produces MAKRKTVYMCQECGYDAPKWMGKCPGCGQWNTMVEETIVPEKKGGLSLGISSSGIPEEIADITVEDMPRFLTGSIELDRVLGGGVIPGSMVLIVGDPGVGKSSLTLKVCANVAKVQGKVLYVTGEESARQVRMRADRLQAIERDLLVLSETNLEYIEKHSMEIKPTLLVIDSIQTVFKPDVQSAPGSVSQVRECAVDLLRIAKNNGIAIFIVGHVTKDGTLAGPRVLEHIVDTVLYFEGERNAQFRILRAVKNRFGSTNEIGLFEMRGIGLIDVPDASKLFLSDSPTEVSGSVIVPTVEGTRPLLVEVQALVGQTPYVPPRRTSDYVDVKRIQLLLAVLEKRVGMMLGSCDVYVKVAGGIKIDEPAIDLGLIVALASSYRNSAILAKTVVFGEVGLAGEVRAVTQAENRIREAAKMGFTNIILPKKNLMNLTIDLPVKLHSVESVSEALEIALN; this is translated from the coding sequence ATGGCAAAACGTAAAACCGTATACATGTGTCAAGAATGTGGTTATGATGCGCCAAAATGGATGGGAAAATGCCCAGGTTGCGGGCAATGGAATACAATGGTAGAGGAAACGATAGTACCAGAGAAGAAAGGCGGACTTAGTCTAGGCATATCAAGTTCTGGAATACCAGAAGAAATTGCTGACATAACAGTGGAAGATATGCCAAGATTTCTTACTGGTTCAATTGAACTCGATCGTGTGCTGGGCGGCGGTGTAATTCCAGGATCTATGGTTTTAATCGTTGGAGATCCCGGTGTCGGCAAATCTAGTTTAACTTTGAAAGTTTGTGCAAATGTTGCGAAAGTGCAGGGCAAGGTGCTTTACGTTACCGGAGAAGAAAGCGCGAGGCAAGTAAGAATGCGTGCAGATCGCTTGCAGGCGATTGAAAGAGATTTACTGGTTCTTAGTGAAACCAATTTAGAATATATAGAGAAACATAGTATGGAAATCAAGCCAACATTACTGGTAATTGACTCAATACAAACCGTGTTTAAACCAGATGTGCAATCTGCACCGGGCAGTGTAAGTCAGGTAAGAGAATGTGCTGTGGATTTGCTTAGAATCGCGAAAAACAATGGAATTGCTATTTTTATTGTTGGTCATGTTACGAAAGATGGTACTTTGGCTGGACCGAGAGTTTTAGAGCATATCGTGGATACGGTTCTCTACTTTGAAGGCGAACGCAATGCACAATTTCGGATTCTTAGAGCAGTTAAGAATCGTTTCGGTAGTACAAATGAAATTGGTTTATTTGAAATGCGGGGCATTGGATTGATTGATGTTCCTGATGCATCTAAATTATTTTTATCCGATTCGCCAACTGAAGTTTCGGGAAGTGTAATTGTTCCAACAGTAGAAGGAACAAGACCGCTATTAGTTGAAGTGCAAGCATTGGTTGGACAAACTCCATATGTTCCGCCTAGACGAACTTCAGACTATGTAGATGTAAAACGGATTCAATTATTGCTTGCTGTACTAGAAAAACGTGTTGGGATGATGCTGGGAAGTTGTGATGTTTATGTGAAAGTAGCTGGTGGAATTAAAATTGACGAGCCGGCGATAGATTTAGGTTTGATCGTAGCATTGGCATCAAGCTATCGAAATTCTGCTATACTGGCAAAAACGGTTGTTTTTGGTGAAGTAGGTTTAGCCGGTGAAGTACGTGCTGTGACACAGGCTGAAAATAGAATTCGTGAGGCGGCAAAAATGGGGTTTACCAATATTATTTTGCCAAAGAAAAATTTAATGAACTTAACGATTGATTTGCCAGTTAAGTTGCATAGTGTAGAAAGTGTAAGTGAGGCGCTTGAAATAGCATTGAATTAA
- the gltX gene encoding glutamate--tRNA ligase yields the protein MSEEVRVRFAPSPTGPFHIGGARSALFNWLLAKKTGGKLILRIEDTDRARSTRESEENIKAALKWLGINWDEGIDVGGEYGPYRQTERLALYKKFTDQLLAEGKAYYCYCSDEELEAERNALMEKNEMPIYQGHCRELTEEQKAKLIAEGRKPTIRFRTPANQQVVFDDLVRGKMSFDSNGVGDFVIVKSDGIPVYNYAVVLDDALMKISHVIRAEEHLSNTPRQVVLYEALGLPVPTFGHISLILGKDRTKMSKRHGATSVDQYRRLGYLPEAIVNFLALLGWAPNSEQEIFSTEELIQEFSMDRVAKNPAVFDIDKLNWINAHYMKAANPDKIAFLAIPHLVEAGYISGELTAEEKDNLVKFVSVIQDHLSYVAQVVDYADLYYKDDVVIEDEETKVILLDEEIPAVIALFKEKLNALEEVNAANIKPILKAITKELKVGGKKVFMPIRVAMTGQMHGPDLVRLIEVLGRERVIDRIDKTMRSVTK from the coding sequence ATGTCAGAAGAAGTACGTGTGCGATTTGCGCCAAGTCCAACAGGCCCGTTTCATATTGGTGGTGCAAGATCAGCATTATTTAATTGGTTGCTTGCTAAAAAAACAGGCGGAAAATTAATTCTAAGAATTGAGGATACGGATAGAGCTCGTTCAACGAGGGAATCAGAAGAAAATATCAAAGCTGCTTTGAAGTGGCTGGGTATCAATTGGGATGAAGGTATTGATGTCGGCGGAGAATATGGACCATATCGTCAAACCGAGCGGCTTGCGCTTTATAAAAAGTTTACGGATCAATTGCTTGCTGAGGGAAAAGCTTATTATTGTTATTGCTCAGATGAAGAGTTAGAGGCGGAACGCAATGCTTTAATGGAGAAAAATGAAATGCCGATTTATCAAGGGCATTGTCGTGAGCTGACAGAAGAACAAAAAGCAAAACTGATTGCTGAAGGCAGAAAACCTACAATTCGATTTAGAACACCAGCGAATCAACAGGTTGTGTTCGATGATTTGGTACGTGGGAAAATGAGTTTTGATTCAAATGGGGTTGGCGATTTTGTTATTGTAAAATCAGATGGAATCCCTGTATATAATTACGCCGTGGTACTGGATGATGCGCTTATGAAAATAAGCCACGTAATTCGTGCTGAAGAGCATTTATCTAATACACCAAGGCAAGTTGTTTTATATGAAGCACTTGGTCTACCAGTGCCTACGTTTGGACATATTTCATTAATTCTAGGTAAAGATAGAACCAAGATGAGTAAACGGCATGGTGCAACTTCGGTAGATCAATATCGCCGATTAGGCTATCTGCCGGAAGCGATTGTGAATTTTCTTGCACTGCTTGGCTGGGCACCGAATAGCGAACAGGAAATTTTCTCTACGGAAGAGTTAATTCAAGAATTCTCTATGGATCGTGTGGCAAAGAATCCAGCAGTGTTTGATATCGATAAATTAAACTGGATCAATGCACATTATATGAAAGCTGCAAACCCGGATAAGATTGCGTTTTTGGCGATCCCTCATCTTGTGGAAGCTGGATATATTTCAGGGGAATTAACAGCAGAAGAGAAAGATAACTTGGTGAAATTTGTTTCCGTAATTCAAGATCATTTGAGTTATGTAGCACAGGTTGTTGATTATGCGGATCTTTATTATAAAGATGATGTTGTAATCGAAGATGAGGAAACAAAAGTAATTTTATTAGATGAAGAAATTCCAGCTGTCATCGCGTTATTCAAAGAAAAATTAAACGCGTTGGAAGAAGTAAATGCAGCAAATATTAAACCAATTTTAAAAGCGATTACAAAAGAATTAAAAGTCGGCGGGAAAAAAGTGTTTATGCCAATCCGTGTTGCAATGACAGGGCAGATGCATGGTCCTGATTTGGTTCGTTTAATTGAAGTTTTGGGGCGTGAGCGCGTGATTGACCGTATTGATAAAACAATGCGTAGTGTGACGAAATAA
- the dcuC gene encoding C4-dicarboxylate transporter DcuC, whose amino-acid sequence MFNIIVSLLVTIWVGYLITKKYKPQPVLFFAGMILMLSAVVFGYGQILSEKESTGFIFFDMFEFIKNTFSSRAAALGLNIMAVGGFARYMEHVGASKALVHIAIQPLSKLHAPYTVMSVSWVLGMCLGLFINSASGLAMLLMVTMFPILVNLGVSRISACAVIATTLCMDWSPADPGSILSATTAGLDIATYWTQYQVPVTIAVLIAGSISHFFTQRYFDRRENHIVERSNKEKITTEVDLPPRLYALLPMIPLVLILSFSDLWISWIKMDLIKAMFIGLFITMICEYIRYKDAKKVCADIQVFFDGLGMQMANVVTLIVAGETFAKGLTSMGTIDAIINSAQNSGFGGIGMVLVMVAIIGFSAIIMGSGNAPFFAFASLTPVVAAKMGMAPVLMLMPMHFAASIARCISPITAVIVVTASLGNISPFDLIKRTAIPMIIAMIVMVLTSLILFH is encoded by the coding sequence ATTTTTAATATTATAGTTTCATTGCTTGTTACGATTTGGGTTGGTTATCTAATAACAAAAAAATATAAACCACAGCCAGTATTATTTTTTGCTGGCATGATCTTAATGCTGAGTGCAGTCGTATTTGGCTATGGACAAATTTTATCAGAAAAAGAGAGTACAGGATTCATATTTTTTGATATGTTTGAATTTATCAAAAATACGTTTAGTTCGAGGGCGGCTGCACTAGGGCTTAATATTATGGCTGTTGGCGGGTTTGCGCGTTATATGGAACATGTAGGCGCAAGTAAGGCACTGGTACATATTGCAATTCAGCCGCTTTCAAAGCTTCATGCACCTTACACGGTAATGTCCGTTTCTTGGGTGCTTGGTATGTGTTTGGGATTATTTATTAATAGTGCATCGGGCCTTGCAATGCTGTTGATGGTAACAATGTTTCCGATTCTTGTAAATTTAGGTGTAAGCAGAATCTCAGCTTGTGCAGTGATTGCGACTACACTTTGTATGGATTGGAGTCCAGCCGATCCGGGAAGCATTTTATCAGCAACCACGGCTGGGCTTGATATTGCAACGTATTGGACTCAATATCAAGTGCCTGTAACAATTGCCGTATTAATTGCGGGTTCGATTTCCCATTTTTTCACACAAAGATATTTTGATAGAAGAGAAAATCATATCGTAGAACGCAGTAATAAAGAAAAAATCACTACGGAAGTAGATTTACCTCCGCGATTGTATGCTTTATTACCGATGATTCCACTCGTTTTGATTTTGAGTTTTAGTGATCTATGGATATCTTGGATTAAGATGGATCTGATTAAGGCTATGTTTATCGGCTTATTTATTACAATGATTTGTGAATATATCAGATATAAAGATGCGAAAAAAGTATGTGCTGATATTCAAGTTTTTTTTGATGGATTGGGTATGCAGATGGCAAATGTGGTTACTTTAATTGTTGCAGGTGAAACATTTGCCAAAGGGCTCACAAGTATGGGGACCATTGATGCAATTATAAACAGTGCGCAAAATTCTGGATTCGGTGGGATCGGCATGGTTCTTGTCATGGTAGCTATCATTGGATTTAGTGCAATTATTATGGGGTCCGGTAATGCACCTTTCTTTGCTTTTGCATCGCTTACACCCGTAGTTGCGGCTAAAATGGGAATGGCGCCGGTACTTATGTTGATGCCAATGCATTTTGCAGCGAGTATAGCTAGGTGCATATCACCAATTACAGCTGTTATTGTAGTTACAGCAAGCCTTGGTAATATCTCTCCGTTTGATTTGATTAAAAGAACCGCAATTCCGATGATCATTGCAATGATTGTGATGGTTTTGACAAGTTTAATTTTATTTCACTGA
- a CDS encoding PIN/TRAM domain-containing protein, with protein MLDKVLRFVITILMAILGLVLMRFANPLLTLLISAEILKMGIFGMTMTNLLSVLLGGVIGGGIGFFISPYLIKNLLKLSLWVEQQLSKMPIHDVIAGAIGLAIGLIIANLLGSAFSPIPIVGSYIPVILSIILGYLGIHITIQKRDEIAGLFEFLPKLVREKTKDKEQSAEDNCQYKLLDTSVIIDGRIADICQSGFIEGTLLIPVFVLEELQHIADSSDLLKRNRGRRGLDVLNRIQKEFGMYVQIDSRDFDDISEVDSKLVKLGQLVHGKIITNDYNLNKVAELQGVPVLNINELSNAVKPVVIPGEDMVVTVVKDGKEFAQGVAYLDDGTMIVVEGGKKHMNETIEVVVTSVLQTAAGRMIFAKPKAAEKGA; from the coding sequence GTGTTAGATAAAGTTTTGCGTTTTGTTATTACAATCTTGATGGCGATTCTTGGTTTAGTTCTGATGAGATTTGCAAATCCATTACTGACGCTTTTGATTAGTGCGGAAATTTTAAAAATGGGTATTTTTGGAATGACAATGACGAATTTATTGTCCGTTTTACTCGGTGGTGTCATCGGTGGTGGAATTGGTTTTTTCATTTCGCCCTATCTGATTAAAAATCTACTCAAATTATCATTGTGGGTAGAACAGCAGCTAAGTAAAATGCCAATTCATGATGTTATTGCAGGTGCTATTGGTTTGGCTATTGGACTTATAATTGCGAATTTATTAGGTTCAGCATTTTCTCCAATTCCGATTGTGGGTAGTTATATTCCGGTAATCCTAAGTATAATATTAGGGTATTTAGGAATTCATATTACCATACAAAAGCGGGATGAAATTGCTGGGCTATTTGAATTTTTACCAAAACTCGTTAGAGAAAAAACAAAAGATAAAGAACAGTCTGCGGAAGATAATTGTCAGTATAAACTTTTAGATACGAGTGTTATTATCGACGGACGTATTGCTGATATTTGTCAGAGTGGTTTTATCGAAGGTACACTTCTTATTCCGGTGTTTGTATTAGAAGAATTGCAGCATATTGCAGATTCTTCTGATTTATTAAAACGCAATCGCGGTAGACGTGGACTGGATGTTTTAAATCGAATTCAAAAAGAGTTTGGGATGTATGTTCAAATTGATAGTCGTGATTTTGACGATATTTCAGAAGTGGATTCTAAATTGGTAAAGTTAGGTCAATTAGTACATGGCAAGATTATTACCAATGATTATAATTTAAATAAAGTCGCAGAATTGCAGGGAGTTCCAGTTTTAAATATAAATGAATTATCAAATGCGGTAAAACCAGTTGTTATTCCTGGCGAAGATATGGTTGTTACTGTTGTAAAAGACGGTAAAGAATTCGCGCAAGGGGTAGCTTATCTTGACGATGGGACAATGATTGTCGTTGAGGGTGGTAAGAAGCATATGAATGAGACAATAGAAGTTGTTGTTACTTCGGTACTTCAAACTGCGGCTGGCAGAATGATCTTTGCCAAGCCTAAAGCAGCTGAAAAAGGTGCTTAA
- the ispD gene encoding 2-C-methyl-D-erythritol 4-phosphate cytidylyltransferase — MVTAIFPAAGQGKRMEIGINKVFLELLGKPILVHTVIAFSNCTAIDDLIIVVAPEEVSIVKKILKAVPNLKPWQVVAGSTERQYSIANGLASLRPDTEIVLVHDGARPLTSDAVITAVVEETRRFGATVTGVPAKNTIKIVNEDQVVTETPERSTLWSIQTPQGFKREIILDAYKKADQDDFLGTDDASLVERLGIKVKVVKGEYSNLKITTPEDFIIAEAFLRKGVVARLVSGVSTLVADVAETLKKGVKKL, encoded by the coding sequence ATGGTAACAGCAATTTTTCCTGCTGCGGGTCAAGGAAAAAGAATGGAAATTGGCATAAATAAGGTATTTCTAGAGCTTTTAGGTAAGCCGATTTTAGTACATACAGTGATTGCTTTTTCTAATTGTACAGCAATTGATGATTTAATTATTGTAGTAGCCCCAGAAGAAGTTTCAATTGTAAAAAAAATATTAAAGGCAGTACCGAATTTAAAACCATGGCAAGTTGTGGCAGGCAGCACGGAAAGACAGTACTCTATTGCAAATGGACTGGCATCACTGCGTCCAGATACTGAGATTGTTCTAGTGCATGATGGTGCCAGACCACTTACCAGTGATGCAGTCATTACGGCTGTTGTGGAAGAAACTAGACGGTTTGGGGCGACTGTTACAGGCGTTCCGGCAAAAAATACAATTAAAATTGTGAATGAAGACCAAGTTGTTACAGAAACCCCAGAACGCAGTACTTTATGGTCAATTCAAACACCGCAGGGATTTAAAAGAGAGATTATTTTAGATGCTTATAAAAAAGCTGATCAAGATGATTTCCTTGGAACTGATGATGCAAGTTTAGTAGAACGATTGGGAATTAAGGTCAAAGTTGTAAAAGGTGAATATAGCAATTTAAAAATTACGACACCAGAGGATTTTATTATCGCAGAAGCTTTTTTACGAAAAGGTGTGGTCGCGCGATTGGTTTCAGGGGTGTCTACTCTGGTTGCCGATGTTGCAGAAACTTTGAAAAAAGGTGTGAAAAAATTATGA